A section of the Rhodobacter sp. genome encodes:
- a CDS encoding DUF1499 domain-containing protein, which yields MTLLKVALLALIVLFAGFALWVRIAPSDPARWHVDPRTAPDPTTPNFARVDRVVALPPATVAERIAARARAEGAERLAGDDVFATWIARSRLMRYPDYVSIRLIPESTPDGTATRIVALSRARFGYGDGGVNAARLRRWLPQ from the coding sequence ATGACCCTGTTGAAAGTGGCGCTGCTGGCGCTGATCGTGCTGTTCGCGGGCTTTGCGCTGTGGGTGCGGATCGCACCCTCGGACCCGGCGCGCTGGCACGTTGACCCACGGACCGCGCCCGATCCGACGACGCCGAATTTCGCCCGCGTGGACCGGGTGGTCGCCCTGCCACCCGCCACTGTCGCCGAACGCATCGCGGCGCGGGCCCGCGCCGAGGGCGCCGAACGCCTGGCGGGCGACGACGTCTTTGCGACCTGGATCGCCCGCTCCCGGCTGATGCGCTATCCCGACTATGTCAGCATCCGCCTGATCCCCGAAAGCACGCCCGACGGAACCGCCACGCGCATCGTCGCGCTGTCGCGGGCGCGGTTCGGCTATGGCGACGGGGGGGTAAACGCGGCCCGGTTGCGGCGCTGGTTGCCGCAGTGA